From Rhinatrema bivittatum chromosome 5, aRhiBiv1.1, whole genome shotgun sequence, the proteins below share one genomic window:
- the ARL11 gene encoding ADP-ribosylation factor-like protein 11, which produces MGVPNSKPVHKKQARVVMMGLDFAGKSTLLYKLKGNQTVQTFPTVGFNVESLELGKSLPLTIWDVGGQDKLRGNWKDYLEDTDALIFVIDSADDSRLADARTELREVLGHAAMAGVPFLVLANKQDAPGAWPAQEMAQHLGLEDYGDRAWDVKGCSAYTGEGLLEALHAITSLLKKRRSSSVGQ; this is translated from the coding sequence ATGGGAGTGCCGAATTCCAAACCCGTGCACAAAAAGCAAGCCAGGGTTGTGATGATGGGCCTGGACTTTGCAGGGAAATCCACCCTTTTATATAAGCTGAAAGGCAACCAGACGGTGCAGACTTTCCCGACCGTGGGCTTCAACGTGGAGAGTCTGGAGCTGGGCAAGAGCTTGCCTCTCACCATCTGGGACGTGGGGGGCCAAGACAAGCTCCGGGGCAACTGGAAGGACTACCTGGAGGACACAGACGCGCTCATTTTCGTAATAGACAGCGCGGACGACAGCAGGCTGGCCGACGCCAGGACGGAGCTGCGCGAGGTGTTGGGGCACGCGGCCATGGCAGGAGTCCCTTTCCTGGTCCTGGCCAACAAGCAGGACGCCCCCGGTGCTTGGCCAGCCCAGGAGATGGCGCAGCACCTGGGGCTGGAGGACTACGGCGATCGAGCCTGGGACGTGAAAGGCTGCAGCGCTTACACCGGGGAAGGCTTGCTGGAAGCCCTGCACGCCATCACCAGCCTGCTCAAAAAGCGGAGAAGTTCCTCAGTGGGCCAgtaa